Proteins found in one Coffea eugenioides isolate CCC68of unplaced genomic scaffold, Ceug_1.0 ScVebR1_1420;HRSCAF=2267, whole genome shotgun sequence genomic segment:
- the LOC113755321 gene encoding isoflavone reductase homolog PCBER-like, with protein MDVKSKILIIGGTGNIVKYLVEASAKAGHPTFALVRESTISDPKRAAIIESFKSLGVIFLHGDLHNHQQLVNAIKQVDIVISAVGGDLVAHQVKIIEAIKEAGNINRFVPSEFGVDVDRVHAVEPAASLCRTKVEIRRAIEAEGIPYTYSASPPRDKIVILDDGSPKVVFTKEEDIAAYTIKAADDLRTLNKSVYITPPANTLSYNEIVSLWEKKIGMTLEKTYVPGDDVLKKIQGHLTKEKKGFNAIKIAPVFGIHISVKGEIANFEIKASFGMETTELYPDIHILICLFLSSTTVSFLVLEFLSAEFTITTSSL; from the exons ATGGATGTGAAAAGCAAGATTTTGATCATTGGGGGCACTGGAAACATCGTGAAATATTTAGTGGAAGCGAGCGCAAAAGCAGGGCACCCAACATTTGCACTGGTCCGAGAAAGCACAATTTCAGATCCTAAAAGGGCAGCCATCATAGAGAGTTTCAAGAGTTTGGGAGTCATATTTCTTCAT GGAGATCTACACAATCATCAGCAGTTGGTAAATGCAATCAAACAAGTTGACATAGTGATCTCTGCAGTCGGGGGAGATTTGGTAGCTCATCAAGTTAAGATTATTGAAGCAATTAAAGAAGCTGGAAACATCAAC AGATTTGTACCTTCTGAATTTGGGGTTGATGTGGATCGTGTGCATGCTGTTGAACCTGCTGCTAGCTTATGCAGGACCAAGGTTGAGATCCGCAGAGCAATTGAGGCAGAAGGGATACCTTACACTTA CTCTGCAAGTCCTCCCAGAGACAAGATTGTCATTCTTGATGATGGAAGTCCAAAAG TTGTTTTCACCAAGGAAGAAGACATTGCTGCATACACCATCAAAGCAGCAGATGACCTAAGGACTCTGAACAAGAGTGTGTACATTACACCCCCTGCCAACACTTTGTCCTACAATGAAATAGTATCATTGTGGGAAAAGAAAATCGGCATGACCCTCGAAAAGACCTACGTTCCAGGGGACGACGTTCTTAAGAAAATTCAAGGTCatctaacaaaagaaaaaaa AGGCTTCAATGCCATTAAAATTGCTCCTGTCTTTGGCATACACATTTCTGTGAAGGGAGAAATAGCCAACTTTGAGATCAAGGCTTCTTTTGGCATGGAGACAACGGAGCTCTATCCTGAT ATACACATCCTCATATGCTTATTCTTGTCATCTACCACTGTTTCATTCTTGGTTCTCGAGTTTCTGAGTGCAGAGTTTACCATCACCACTAGCAGTCTGTGA